Proteins encoded by one window of Haladaptatus sp. ZSTT2:
- a CDS encoding IclR family transcriptional regulator, which translates to MTTHKPRRTLQTTETTLDVIELLKEKDGGRVTELAADLDLAPSTVHSHLTTLHERDYVVKFGDIYYLSLQFLNLGNYVQNRLKSYQIANSYTKQMAEETDCRAIFAVEENGRGVYMYTESGKHAVWKYSNVGQKFYLHQTAAGKAILSQLPRSRVHEIVTTHGLPAATENTITDVDVLVDQLDAIKSEGVSYNYEEQLDGVKAVGVPVKGRDGRIIGAFSVASPANRMTPDRFETELPKILLGIANEFELEISLS; encoded by the coding sequence GACACTGGACGTGATAGAGCTACTCAAAGAGAAGGATGGTGGACGAGTAACAGAGCTTGCAGCGGATTTGGATCTCGCTCCCAGTACGGTTCACAGCCATCTAACAACGCTTCACGAGCGAGATTACGTCGTTAAATTTGGCGATATCTACTATCTTAGTCTGCAGTTCCTCAATCTCGGTAACTACGTCCAAAACCGTCTGAAGAGTTATCAAATTGCTAATTCATACACGAAACAGATGGCCGAAGAGACCGATTGCCGTGCCATCTTTGCTGTCGAGGAGAACGGACGTGGCGTCTATATGTACACCGAATCCGGGAAGCATGCCGTCTGGAAGTACTCAAATGTAGGGCAGAAATTTTATCTCCATCAGACGGCTGCCGGAAAGGCGATTCTTTCGCAACTCCCACGGAGCCGCGTTCATGAAATCGTCACAACTCACGGATTGCCAGCGGCAACTGAAAACACGATCACTGACGTTGACGTGCTCGTAGACCAACTCGACGCTATCAAATCGGAAGGCGTGTCGTACAATTACGAAGAACAACTCGATGGTGTGAAAGCAGTTGGTGTCCCTGTGAAGGGTCGGGATGGACGAATTATCGGGGCCTTTAGTGTGGCAAGCCCAGCGAACCGTATGACGCCAGACCGGTTCGAGACCGAACTCCCGAAAATTCTGCTCGGAATCGCGAACGAATTCGAACTGGAGATCTCGCTTTCTTGA